The Silene latifolia isolate original U9 population chromosome X, ASM4854445v1, whole genome shotgun sequence genome contains the following window.
TTAGAGTTGCAGTTTCAATTAAATTGTACTCTAACATGATAAGAGTATTTGAAACTATATCTTTTGttaaatttttatatttattttaaatttaagaAGTTCATAAGATTTGGACTCTccgtaatcgctcgaaaaaagcttcctttaataatatagatagatattgataaACAATAAGTTAGGGTTAATTTAATTCGACCAAGCAAAGAATAATGGCTGCCCATCTTTATGATGATTATCTCCGTCACTTTCCTCCTCCTCGTCCTAGTCTCATAATCCCCAAACAACCACATCTCAACCACGGCCAATCTCGCATCGACGATCTTAACGACACCTTACTAGAGTTGATATTCATAAAGATTGTCCAATGGAGACATCTCGTTACTTGCAAATGTGTTTCTAAACGTTGGAATTCAATTATTTCGAGTCCCGAATTTGCTCGTTACCTTACTCATAAATATTCCCCTTTCACATTGATCCTTAGTAACAGACGGACTGAGTACGACTGCCTTATTAGCGAGCACCCGTACTTCCAAACACATAAACTTCGCCTAAACGATATCTTCCCTACTAATGATCCTTCCAAAGACATAGTTGCTTATCACAATGACATCTTGGTATTGCGCTATTACAGCCAAAGAGGATTTGCGTATTACATTGGCAATCCAATTACTAAACAGTTTATTATTGTAGCTCCCATAACACCCGACTATCCGGAATCTTATATGCCCAATATTATGGCCGATGTCTATTACAGATTTCACTCTACTTGTAAAGTTGGTTTGGCCGGAGTTGTTAACGGAGTTAGTACCATTGATGATGCTTCTAACTCAACAAATAACGTCATTGGATTTCGGATTATTCTTATTAATAAGGGAGGGTACCGCTACGAAAACTACCTAACTTCGGAAATATATTCTTCTGTAACCGGCAAATGGAGGAAATACAATATCAATGGTTTGGGTTTCGAATTCAGATCATACTTCAGTAATCATCCTGTGACTTCGAACAACAGGGTTCATTGGCGTGGTAAGTCTAATAAAATTCTAGTAATTGACCCCTTTGTTGACGACACATTATCGTATAGTGTACTAAACCTACCTAGTGAAATTTGGGAAGACAGCGTGCTTGGGTCTTGTCAAAATCGACTTAGAATAACCCAGTTCGAATCAAACAAGGTCACTCCGAGAATCAAAGTATGGGAATTAGACGATGATAGTTTGATTACATGGGGAGATAATATCATGGCGAAGTTAAGGCTAGTTATTAACTTTGAATTGAAGCCACATATTTTTGATCAGGTTTTCTGTCCTATTGAAGTTTTGTTCTCGAGTTTTGTACGCCTAAAAAATGAGATGATTTGTTGTCATCCCAATGATCCTGACATTGTTTACTTTAGGTACCGAGATAAGTTGCTTCAATGTGATTTTGGTAAGAGGAGATTGAGAGTGGTTCGTCATTGTACCACTACTTGGTCCAATAGATTTATGCTTGTTCATCCACTGATGGCTCCGTAATTGTAATCGAATCCTAGAAGTAATACCGAATAATAATCTTACATTAATGTTGTTGTTTCAAAATCAAGAAAAACTGAAATCTATGCGCATACTCCTATTTGATTCATATGTGCAAATTATAAATCCAGAGGTCTCTTGTTTAGTTTCAAAGTGAATTTGGTCTTTTCATGTTTTTA
Protein-coding sequences here:
- the LOC141620855 gene encoding uncharacterized protein LOC141620855 is translated as MAAHLYDDYLRHFPPPRPSLIIPKQPHLNHGQSRIDDLNDTLLELIFIKIVQWRHLVTCKCVSKRWNSIISSPEFARYLTHKYSPFTLILSNRRTEYDCLISEHPYFQTHKLRLNDIFPTNDPSKDIVAYHNDILVLRYYSQRGFAYYIGNPITKQFIIVAPITPDYPESYMPNIMADVYYRFHSTCKVGLAGVVNGVSTIDDASNSTNNVIGFRIILINKGGYRYENYLTSEIYSSVTGKWRKYNINGLGFEFRSYFSNHPVTSNNRVHWRGKSNKILVIDPFVDDTLSYSVLNLPSEIWEDSVLGSCQNRLRITQFESNKVTPRIKVWELDDDSLITWGDNIMAKLRLVINFELKPHIFDQVFCPIEVLFSSFVRLKNEMICCHPNDPDIVYFRYRDKLLQCDFGKRRLRVVRHCTTTWSNRFMLVHPLMAP